The Candidatus Limnocylindrales bacterium genomic interval ACCAGCACGATCGGCTTCTGATTGATGCAGGTGTTCTGGTTGGAGCGCTGGTACTTGGTCAGGTTGTAGATGTCGACGCCCGGGTCGTGCGGGCCGGCGGCGCGGTCGGCCTTGACCACGATGCGCTCCGAATCGACGCTTTCGATGGCGCCAGGGCGCCGGGCAACGCAGGTCACACCCGAATCGCGCGCGACGATGCTCTCCATGCCGGTGCCCACCAGCGGCGCGTCCGTGCGCAGCAGCGGCACGGCCTGCCTCTGCATGTTCGAGCCCATCAGCGCTCGGTTGGCGTCGTCGTGCTCGAGGAACGGGATGAGCGCGGCGGCCACCGACACCAGCTGGTTCGGCGACACGTCCATCATCGTGATCTGATCGGGCGGCACCATGGTCGAATCCATGGTCTGCTCGCCCTGCGGCGAGATGCCTTTCTTTCGCGCGGCCACCAGATCGTTGGTGTAGCTGTTGCTGTCGTCGATCGGCGCGTTCGCCTGCGCGATGACCTCGGCCTCCTCGGCCAGTGCCGTCAGGTAGTCGACGTTGTCGGTCACGGTTCCGCTGACGACCTTGCGGTAGGGCGTCTCGACGAATCCGAACTCGTTGATGCGCGCGAACGTGGACAGACTGCTGATCAGGCCGATGTTCGGGCCTTCCGGCGTCTCGATCGGGCAGACGCGGCCGTAGTGCGTCGGATGCACGTCGCGCACGTCGAAGCCGGCGCGCTCGCGCGTCAGACCGCCCGGTCCGAGAGCGGAGAGGCGCCGCTTGTGCGTGACCTCCGAGAGCGGATTGGTCTGGTCCATGAACTGCGAGAGCTGGCTGCTTCCGAAGAACTCCTTGATGACCGCGCTGACCGGCTTGTAGTTGATCAGCTCCTGCGGCATCAGCGTCTCCAGATCCTGCAGGCTCATGCGCTCGCGGATCGCACGCTCCATTCTCAGCAGGCCGATGCGGTACTGGTTCTCCACCAGCTCGCCGACGGTGCGCACGCGACGGTTGCCGAGGTGGTCGATGTCGTCGATCGACCCGATGCCGTTCTTCAGAAGGATCAGGTAGTTGACCACGCGCAGGATGTCCTCGCGGCGCAGCGTTCCCTGTTCCAGCGGAACGTCGATCCCGAGCTTGTGGTTGAGCTTGAGGCGGCCGACCGGCGACAGGTCGTACTTGTCGGCGTTGAAGAACAGGTCGTTGAAGAACGCGGTGGCCGTGTCCAGGGTGGGAGGATCACCCGGACGCAGACGCCGGTAGATGTCGACGATGGCGTCCTCGCTGCGCTCGATCTTGTCGAGCAGCAGCGTGTTACGCAGCGACGGCCCGCGGTTGAGCTCATCGATGTAGATGAGGTGGAACTCGTTGATGCCGCGATCGCGCATGATGTCGAACTGCTCGGCCTTGATGGTGCCGTTCACCTCGACGATCACTTCGCCCGTGCCGGGGTCGACGATGTCGTGGGCGGGAATGCCGCCGATGATCTCGTCGAAGGAGATCGGAATCTCGTCGATGCCCGCCTCCGCCATGTCGCGCAGCGCCTTGCGCGTGAACTTGCGGCCCTCGCGCACCAGGATCTCGTCGGAGTGCGGATGACGGATGTCGCGTCCCGCCTTCTGGCCCTCGAGCGTCTCGCGCTTGAACTTCTTGAACGCCTTGCGGCCGTCGATGCGGATGTGGTCGACCGGATAGAAGTAGTTGAGCAGCTCCTCGGTCGTCATCCCGAGAGCGCGCAGCAGCACCGTGGCAGGGAACTTCCTGCGGCGGTCGATGCGCACGTACAGGATGTCCTTGGCGTCGAACTCGAAGTCGAGCCAGGAGCCGCGGTACGGGATGATGCGCGCGTTGAACAGCAGGCGCCCGCCGGCGCTGGTGCGGCCCTTGTCGTGGTCGAAGAAGACGCCGGGGGAGCGGTGGAGCTGCGAGACGATGACGCGCTCCGTGCCGTTGACCATGAACGTGCCGTTCTCGGTCATCAGCGGAAGCTCGCCGAAGTACACCTCCTGCTCCTTGATGTCCTTGAGCGTCTTGGCGCTGGTGTCGGGGTCGACGTCCCACGTCACCAGCTGCACCGTGACCTTGAGCGGCGCCGAGTAGGTCATCCCCCGCTGATGGCACTCGGCCACGTCGTACTTCGGATCGCCGATGGCGTAGCTGACAAAGTCCAGCTGAGCGGTGCCGGTGAAGTCCTTGATCGGGAACACCGACTTGAACACGCCCTGGAGCCCGGTGTTCGAGCGCTGCTCTGGATGTGCCTCCGCCTGCAGGAAGGCCTCGTAGGAGCGCCGCTGGATGTCGATCAGATTGGGGACGTCCAGGACCCTGCGAAGCTTTCCGAAATTCCGCCTGAGCCGGAAATTGTGCGTCACACGCGCCATTCTTACCTCTCGCGAACCATCGAAGGTCCGCCTTGCCGTTCACGCCGGAGCAATCACTCCGGCAATACGATCGCTTCGCTCAACCGTTCGCACAC includes:
- the rpoB gene encoding DNA-directed RNA polymerase subunit beta; amino-acid sequence: MTHNFRLRRNFGKLRRVLDVPNLIDIQRRSYEAFLQAEAHPEQRSNTGLQGVFKSVFPIKDFTGTAQLDFVSYAIGDPKYDVAECHQRGMTYSAPLKVTVQLVTWDVDPDTSAKTLKDIKEQEVYFGELPLMTENGTFMVNGTERVIVSQLHRSPGVFFDHDKGRTSAGGRLLFNARIIPYRGSWLDFEFDAKDILYVRIDRRRKFPATVLLRALGMTTEELLNYFYPVDHIRIDGRKAFKKFKRETLEGQKAGRDIRHPHSDEILVREGRKFTRKALRDMAEAGIDEIPISFDEIIGGIPAHDIVDPGTGEVIVEVNGTIKAEQFDIMRDRGINEFHLIYIDELNRGPSLRNTLLLDKIERSEDAIVDIYRRLRPGDPPTLDTATAFFNDLFFNADKYDLSPVGRLKLNHKLGIDVPLEQGTLRREDILRVVNYLILLKNGIGSIDDIDHLGNRRVRTVGELVENQYRIGLLRMERAIRERMSLQDLETLMPQELINYKPVSAVIKEFFGSSQLSQFMDQTNPLSEVTHKRRLSALGPGGLTRERAGFDVRDVHPTHYGRVCPIETPEGPNIGLISSLSTFARINEFGFVETPYRKVVSGTVTDNVDYLTALAEEAEVIAQANAPIDDSNSYTNDLVAARKKGISPQGEQTMDSTMVPPDQITMMDVSPNQLVSVAAALIPFLEHDDANRALMGSNMQRQAVPLLRTDAPLVGTGMESIVARDSGVTCVARRPGAIESVDSERIVVKADRAAGPHDPGVDIYNLTKYQRSNQNTCINQKPIVLVGERVDAGDVIADGPSTECGDLALGRNVVVAFMPWNGYNFEDSILVSERLVKEDYFTSVHIEEFECVARDTKLGPEEITRDIPNVGEEALKDLDEAGIIRIGAEVGPGDILVGKITPKGETQLSPEEKLLRAIFGEKAGEVRDTSLRMPPGTEGTVIDARVFSRKGVAKDERATRIDEEQRRKLEKDRGDELRIIRTNAISSILELLGDRPTQTRLTDDTRNVLLAKDAVVDRETLVKIPSAYWAEIKVGDEKAEEELARIVDAMNSKSHAINAQFDAKIERLSAGDELAPGVIKMVKVFVAIKRRLQVGDKMAGRHGNKGVVSKIVPEEDMPFLEDGTPVEICLNPLGVPSRMNVGQILETHLGWAAKRLGAIMWDLAQKNDFDALRERMRRSYEGAGVSSFVDGLDEHDLRVLAEKARRGIHISTPVFDGASEEEIFGLIELANLPESGQAYLRDGKTGDRFDMPVTVGVMYMLKLHHLVDDKIHARSTGPYSLVTQQPLGGKAQFGGQRLGEMEVWALEAYGAAYTLQEMLTVKSDDVAGRTRMYEAIVKNENTLEPGLPESFNVMVKELQSLALDVQLVEGQEEAA